A single genomic interval of Aphidius gifuensis isolate YNYX2018 linkage group LG6, ASM1490517v1, whole genome shotgun sequence harbors:
- the LOC122859913 gene encoding uncharacterized protein LOC122859913: MNNYCGFNNHTKCIGNNRTPISTILPDNWNNGSSFPEEDDSPVALDELQYDVTLDGYYKIFDSCGRMPIIIFSLRPSEGEEKALEQERNIVREQQEELERAAIEFGYKPNWTNEIFTIIKINKTSPVTYKLKDYQGNPIQGSFYTEKLQKVRHSDIYLIEKVLKRQGNKMYVKYLGFDSSHNQWIDNQ, translated from the exons atgaataattatt GTGGTTTCAATAATCATACAAAATGTATAGGAAATAATAGAACTCCAATCTCCACTATTTTGCCAG ATAACTGGAATAATGGCTCCAGTTTTCCAGAAGAAGACGATTCACCAGTGGCACTTGATGAGTTGCAGTATGATGTGACTCTGGatg GatactataaaatttttgattcatGTGGAAGAAtgccaattattatttttt ctctcAGACCATCAGAAGGGGAAGAAAAAGCATTGGAGCAAGAGAGAAACATCGTCAGAGAACAACAAGAAGAACTGGAGAGAGCTGCCATAGAATTtg gatataAGCCAAATTGGACAAACGAAATATTcacaatcattaaaattaataaaacatcaccTGTAACGTATAAGCTTAAAGACTATCAAGGAAATCCAATACAAGGAAGCTTTTATACTGAAAAGCTACAAAAAGTTCGACATtctgacatttatttaattgaaaaagttttgaaaagaCAAGGGAATAaaatgtatgtaaaatatcttGGATTTGACAGTAGTCATAATCAATGGATAGATAATCAATAa